The Akkermansia sp. N21116 genome includes a region encoding these proteins:
- a CDS encoding iron-containing alcohol dehydrogenase — protein sequence MLNFVYDNKTRLIFGRGTRFDIASEVEPHSTKILLHYGGGSIKRSGLYDTITQSLRQAGIDYVELGGVKPNPSIALVRQGIDLCRTHDIGFILAVGGGSVIDSAKAIALGVPATEDVWDLFMGKDSSSYTPLPIATVLTIPAAGSESSPNTVISNDETKRKLGHSHPALRPVFSIVDPELFFTLPHNQMANGVCDMMSHIFERYFTNTTHTDLSDSLCEATLRTIIKNARILNTNLHDYDAWAEIAFSGTIAHNNLLGIGREQDWACHAMEHELSALYDIPHGAGLAVVTPAWMHYVYRANPGMFVQFAVNVMNVEGSYRDQDSIIREGINRLQAFFRNLGQPTTMQELGISPEDFPVMANNAINVRGPIGGLMKLDVKDVQNIYKIASMQTI from the coding sequence ATGCTCAATTTCGTCTACGACAACAAAACCCGGCTTATTTTCGGGAGAGGAACACGGTTCGACATCGCCTCCGAAGTCGAGCCTCATTCCACAAAAATCCTACTGCACTACGGAGGAGGTAGCATCAAACGCTCAGGACTTTACGACACCATCACGCAATCGCTCCGGCAAGCCGGCATCGATTATGTCGAACTTGGGGGAGTCAAGCCCAATCCCTCCATCGCCCTCGTTCGTCAGGGTATCGACCTATGCCGAACCCATGATATCGGCTTCATCCTCGCCGTCGGAGGGGGCAGCGTCATTGATTCAGCCAAAGCCATTGCCTTGGGAGTTCCCGCAACCGAAGACGTATGGGATCTCTTCATGGGCAAAGATTCCTCATCATACACGCCTCTCCCTATCGCCACCGTCCTGACTATCCCTGCCGCCGGAAGCGAAAGCAGCCCAAATACCGTCATCTCCAATGACGAAACCAAAAGAAAACTAGGCCACAGCCACCCTGCCCTTCGCCCCGTCTTCAGCATCGTTGATCCGGAACTCTTCTTTACCCTGCCTCACAACCAGATGGCCAATGGAGTCTGCGACATGATGAGCCACATCTTCGAACGCTACTTTACCAACACAACCCACACCGACCTCTCGGACAGTCTCTGCGAAGCTACCCTGAGGACAATCATAAAGAATGCACGCATCCTCAACACCAACCTCCATGACTACGACGCATGGGCTGAAATAGCCTTCTCCGGCACTATCGCCCACAATAACCTTCTGGGCATAGGACGTGAACAGGATTGGGCCTGCCACGCCATGGAACATGAATTGAGTGCCCTCTACGACATCCCGCACGGCGCCGGACTTGCCGTCGTCACTCCGGCATGGATGCATTACGTCTACCGGGCCAATCCAGGCATGTTCGTTCAATTTGCCGTCAATGTCATGAATGTCGAAGGATCCTATCGCGACCAGGATTCCATCATCCGGGAAGGAATTAACCGCCTGCAGGCCTTCTTCCGTAATCTGGGACAGCCGACCACCATGCAGGAGCTAGGCATTTCTCCCGAGGACTTCCCGGTCATGGCAAACAATGCCATC
- a CDS encoding acyltransferase — translation MHERNDRNYGIDALRILSMMMVVVLHVLGKGGVLESSSGMSLHIAWLVEIGVYCAVDCYALITGYVCYGRRQHYARFFDLWFQVVFYCVLITTVFAYFLPGSVGMKEVIKAVMPVTRGQYWYFTAYAVLFVFIPYLNRFLEMIPRKTLVALIMLIILTESLVPTLTHSVSYFNQGGYGVLWLACLYVIGASIKILSIEHRVNRKYMLSGYTFCILLAWTSYLSIGWITETVLGKIKGAQAFVSYPSPLILFPAIFLFLFFLRLKLGDFSRKCVCFFAPLSFSVYLIHTHPLVFNHIIGGNFSFLGREPWYVLVGGVLASTFGIYLICTLVDFLRKNLFQLCKIDCLSRQMDQIIVGRWINRVFEKVCCWIVPERSAGMNDDLLRLSKVPDKNNEKPSS, via the coding sequence ATGCATGAACGGAACGATAGGAACTACGGTATTGATGCCCTTAGGATTCTTTCTATGATGATGGTGGTAGTGCTTCATGTATTAGGGAAGGGAGGTGTCTTGGAATCATCCTCTGGGATGTCTCTGCATATAGCGTGGTTAGTTGAGATTGGTGTTTATTGCGCTGTCGATTGCTATGCTTTGATTACCGGTTATGTTTGCTATGGGAGACGGCAGCACTATGCCCGTTTTTTTGATCTGTGGTTTCAGGTCGTATTCTATTGTGTTCTGATTACTACTGTGTTTGCGTATTTTCTTCCGGGTAGTGTCGGTATGAAGGAGGTGATCAAAGCTGTTATGCCTGTGACCAGGGGACAATATTGGTATTTTACTGCATATGCCGTTTTGTTTGTTTTCATTCCGTATTTGAATCGTTTTCTGGAAATGATTCCCCGGAAAACACTGGTGGCACTGATTATGCTAATTATTTTAACCGAGTCGCTTGTTCCTACTTTAACCCATTCAGTATCATATTTTAATCAGGGGGGATACGGCGTTCTATGGCTTGCTTGTCTGTATGTCATCGGTGCTTCCATTAAAATATTGTCCATTGAGCATCGGGTGAACCGTAAATATATGCTGTCCGGTTATACGTTCTGCATTCTGCTGGCCTGGACCAGCTATTTGTCCATTGGGTGGATTACAGAAACAGTGCTTGGAAAAATCAAGGGAGCTCAAGCGTTTGTCTCCTATCCGTCACCTTTGATTCTTTTTCCCGCAATTTTTCTGTTTCTCTTCTTCCTTCGTTTGAAACTTGGCGATTTCTCTCGGAAGTGTGTATGTTTTTTTGCCCCTCTGTCGTTCTCAGTCTATTTAATTCATACCCACCCCCTCGTGTTTAACCATATTATCGGTGGGAATTTCTCGTTTCTTGGGAGGGAGCCATGGTATGTGCTCGTTGGAGGCGTATTGGCCTCAACTTTTGGAATTTACCTGATATGCACATTGGTGGATTTTTTGAGGAAGAATCTATTTCAATTGTGCAAGATCGATTGTTTATCCCGGCAGATGGATCAAATCATTGTCGGCAGGTGGATAAACCGTGTTTTTGAGAAGGTTTGCTGTTGGATTGTTCCTGAAAGGTCTGCCGGCATGAACGATGATTTGTTGCGCTTGTCCAAAGTTCCGGATAAAAATAATGAAAAGCCATCCTCTTGA
- the alr gene encoding alanine racemase, translated as MPHTSPPRAWAEVDLGALKHNLHVIRRSAGGAHIMPVVKAGAYGHGLEPVARCLDREGIVFFGVANVGEARRISQSGCRTKPYILGPAFPEEREEIVLNNWRCFMSTLEEGDHYNALARLYGKTLPIHISVDVGMGRGGLLADQIPTLIDRIPTWHNLYIEGIGAHLPCADENRATTERNIYLFEKAVQAISAHCPLPYRHLCSSAGILDYKVPSANLVRPGIILYGYSPVDTPLGRELKPALVLKSRLTLVRTLPENHGISYGQEFTTKSPTRVATVGIGYADGYMRILHKKGIRVYYNGVFCPVLGRITMDQIMIDVSQVSDAQPGDAVEIMGEHVTIPEIARMAETIPWEILTAIGPRIPRFYSE; from the coding sequence ATGCCCCACACCAGTCCTCCCCGAGCCTGGGCCGAAGTTGACCTTGGCGCACTCAAACACAATCTCCACGTCATCCGGCGTTCTGCCGGGGGAGCACACATCATGCCCGTCGTCAAGGCCGGTGCCTACGGACACGGCCTCGAGCCTGTCGCCCGGTGTCTGGACCGCGAGGGTATCGTGTTCTTTGGTGTCGCCAATGTAGGGGAAGCACGACGCATCAGCCAAAGTGGTTGCCGGACAAAACCTTACATCCTCGGTCCTGCTTTTCCGGAAGAACGGGAGGAAATCGTCCTGAACAACTGGCGCTGTTTCATGTCCACACTGGAGGAAGGAGACCATTACAACGCCCTTGCCCGTCTCTACGGCAAAACCCTGCCTATCCACATTTCCGTAGATGTCGGCATGGGTCGCGGTGGTCTGCTGGCCGATCAAATACCTACCCTCATAGACCGTATCCCCACCTGGCATAACCTCTATATCGAAGGTATTGGCGCCCACCTTCCCTGCGCGGACGAAAACAGGGCAACCACTGAACGCAACATATACCTGTTCGAAAAAGCCGTCCAGGCTATATCGGCCCACTGTCCCCTCCCTTACCGACACCTGTGCAGCAGTGCCGGCATACTCGACTACAAGGTTCCATCGGCCAATCTGGTACGCCCAGGAATCATCCTGTATGGATATTCGCCCGTCGATACACCCCTTGGTCGCGAACTCAAACCGGCCCTCGTCCTCAAATCGCGCCTGACACTTGTGCGCACATTACCGGAAAACCACGGCATCTCCTACGGTCAGGAATTTACGACGAAATCCCCCACACGCGTCGCTACCGTTGGCATCGGGTATGCCGACGGCTATATGCGTATCCTCCACAAGAAAGGGATCCGGGTCTATTACAACGGCGTTTTCTGTCCCGTTCTAGGCCGGATTACGATGGACCAGATCATGATCGACGTCAGTCAGGTATCCGACGCACAACCGGGAGACGCAGTTGAAATCATGGGAGAGCACGTCACTATCCCGGAAATTGCCCGCATGGCCGAAACCATCCCATGGGAAATACTTACTGCTATCGGACCGCGCATTCCTCGTTTTTATTCGGAATAA